The following proteins are encoded in a genomic region of Amphiura filiformis chromosome 11, Afil_fr2py, whole genome shotgun sequence:
- the LOC140164968 gene encoding putative coiled-coil-helix-coiled-coil-helix domain-containing protein CHCHD2P9, mitochondrial encodes MPRGGRSRGRSMSPVRSAPPRTVARAPAPAPVQRAPVPVQQQPTAMGAPRQGPGLLGQMAATAGGVAIGSAVGHTIGHAMTGGGGGSEQAQPAAYQEQQPMQSQYAQQQPQQGGACAYELQQFMRCAQDSSDITFCQDFNEALKQCKQAYGMQ; translated from the exons ATCGGCACCCCCAAGGACGGTTGCTCGTGCACCCGCTCCAGCCCCAGTTCAGAGGGCACCAGTTCCCGTCCAACAGCAGCCAACCGCCATGGGTGCACCAAGACAAGGGCCAGGATTGTTGGGTCAGATGGCAGCTACAGCAGGAGGGGTTGCCATTGGCTCTGCTGTG GGTCACACGATAGGACACGCAATGACCGGTGGTGGGGGAGGCAGTGAACAAGCCCAGCCAGCAGCTTACCAGGAACAACAGCCCATGCAATCACAATACGCACAGCAGCAACCCCAGCAAGGTGGTGCATGTGCATATGAACTCCAACAATTTATGAGGTGTGCTCAGGATTCGTCCGATATAACCTTCTGCCAAGACTTCAACGAGGCCCTCAAACAGTGCAAACAAGCATACG GTATGCAATAA